The following coding sequences are from one Lolium rigidum isolate FL_2022 chromosome 6, APGP_CSIRO_Lrig_0.1, whole genome shotgun sequence window:
- the LOC124660070 gene encoding LOW QUALITY PROTEIN: malonyl-coenzyme:anthocyanin 5-O-glucoside-6'''-O-malonyltransferase-like (The sequence of the model RefSeq protein was modified relative to this genomic sequence to represent the inferred CDS: inserted 2 bases in 1 codon), which translates to MAEVRVLERIRVAPAPPIPSAAELPITFFDAAWLFTGPVERLFFYRHPDPRSALPLLASSLPQALRRFFPLAGTLSLAAGHRFAYAHGDALALVLAESSPDEDDFDRLVATGPRDLRKMRALVPCLPPSREDGAFEVAAVQATVFPGRGLCLGVSVHHAACDDASATLFVRTWAAACRLGGLDGVDALPAPVLDRSLVADPDDLLGRTLAGMRVLASGPPPPPPPPAQETEMPAPLIASFPLTRDQIDAIKDAAAPXSAFVAASALAWVCLLRSRSVGVDGAARSHVLFSAECRSRLAPPLPAEYFGNCLRPCFVEAATSELATGDGGVAAAAAAIGSAIREMERGVLEGAEGWLGKVLSVLPERPMSVGGSPRHGVYEGADFGWGRPCRVEMVSIEKTLGTVSLAEGPDGEGGVEVGVVLPPDAMEAFASCFRDIVRLGGKGV; encoded by the exons ATGGCGGAAGTGCGCGTGCTGGAGCGGATCCGcgtggcgccggcgccgccgatcCCCTCCGCCGCGGAACTCCCCATCACCTTCTTCGACGCAGCCTGGCTCTTCACCGGCCCCGTCGAGCGCCTCTTCTTCTACCGCCACCCCGACCCGCGCTCCGCCCTCCCGCTCCTCGCCTCCTCCCTCCCGCAGGCGCTCCGCCGCTTCTTCCCGCTCGCCGGCACCCTcagcctcgccgccggccaccgcttCGCCTACGCCCACGGCGACGCGCTCGCCCTCGTCCTCGCCGAGTCCTCCCCGGACGAGGACGACTTCGACCGCCTCGTCGCCACCGGGCCCCGGGACCTGCGCAAGATGCGCGCTCTCGTGCCGTGCTTGCCCCCGTCGCGGGAGGACGGCGCGTTCGAGGTCGCGGCCGTGCAGGCCACCGTGTTCCCCGGCCGCGGGCTCTGCCTCGGCGTGTCCGTGCACCACGCCGCCTGCGACGACGCCTCCGCCACGCTCTTCGTCCGGACCTGGGCCGCCGCGTGCCGCCTCGGCGGCCTCGACGGTGTTGACGCGCTGCCCGCGCCGGTGCTCGACCGCTCCCTCGTCGCCGACCCCGACGACCTGCTCGGCAGGACGCTCGCCGGGATGAGGGTGCTCGCGTCCggccctcccccgccgccgccgccgccagcgcagGAAACGGAGATGCCGGCACCGTTGATCGCGTCCTTCCCTCTGACGCGCGATCAGATCGACGCGATCAAGGACGCGGCGGCGCC GTCGGCGTTCGTGGCGGCGTCGGCGCTGGCGTGGGTGTGCCTCCTGAGGAGCCGTTCCGTGGGCGTGGACGGCGCGGCGCGCAGCCACGTGCTGTTCTCCGCCGAGTGCCGGTCGAGGCTGGCGCCGCCGCTCCCCGCCGAGTACTTCGGCAACTGCCTGCGCCCCTGCTTCGTGGAGGCCGCCACGTCGGAACTTgcgaccggcgacggcggcgtggctgcggcggcggcggccatcggGTCGGCGATCAGGGAGATGGAGCGTGGCGTGCTGGAGGGCGCGGAGGGGTGGCTGGGGAAGGTGCTGTCGGTGCTGCCGGAGCGGCCCATGTCGGTGGGCGGATCGCCGAGGCACGGCGTGTACGAGGGCGCAGACTTCGGGTGGGGCAGGCCGTGCCGGGTGGAGATGGTGTCCATCGAGAAGACGCTGGGGACGGTGTCGCTGGCGGAGGGCcccgacggcgagggcggcgtcGAGGTCGGGGTGGTGCTCCCGCCGGACGCCATGGAAGCCTTCGCTTCTTGCTTCCGCGACATCGTCCGTCTCGGCGGGAAGGGCGTCTGA